From the Colletotrichum lupini chromosome 1, complete sequence genome, the window AATCTTCACAATGACAACCTGACAATTTTTAGGCGATGGTGGCAGGCCGAGCTGTGATAAGTGCCTCGTAAGTGTACTGGTGCCTCGATAGTACCACTAGATTCTCATGATCTGCAGTCATCCGCCTCCTTCTGCTTCTATGTCACACCGAAAAAGAGAGGAAGATCCAGCCAAAACAGTAGGGAGATCCAAACAGACTGCGTTGATTGCCATACAGCAACTAAGCACAACCTCTCAGGCTTGAACGCAACAACCAGACAGAGTGCTTCATTCGAAGACTTCAGCTATGCGTCACAGCAGTCCACATCACCCCCATCACCAACAGACCACTTACGCTACTTTGGGCCATCATCAACTCAGTCGTCACTCTCTGGAGTGAACAGACTCTTGGATCTTGGGCAATTCCCGACCGCTATGACAACTGAATCCCTCGAAGAACACTGGGGACCGTTGTCAAGTGGTCTATTGAACTCGCCTGAAGCTCTAGGAACACAAAGCACGGAGATCATCGCCAGTCCAGTCTCTTCGGCATTGGAGTATTGTTGGAGCACACAGCTTTTGTCCAATGGACATAGCGTTTCTGGTCCACAGGATTTTGACGGTCTGGTAACAGCCGGCTGGAATCTTTCAAATCTGCAGACAGCCAACGACGAGAGCACTGTCGACCATCCTGTTCGTGGTATGACTACGTTTCATGATTTTGGAACACCTGAGCTTAGCTGACAAGATGATGAGTAACCTCTGCGTACTCAACAACCGATATGGTGAAGCTCCTCATAGGACGGGATCGGAGTTCTTGCAATTCTAAACAGTTCGGACAGAACCTCATGGATCTTGTAGACGAATCTACCACCTGCTGTTACAGCCCGAAGCTTCCGGAGAACACTTATCAAAGGGTTCAGCCCAGCCTTGAAACACTAGTTGAGTTTCTTCATGGTACACTGCTATCAGTTCCAAGAGCAGTCTAGATAGATATGGTGATAGGGGCTAACTTTGTGCCCTTAGCTTTCACCGCATCTGAACCATATCTGTGAGTCATTCGAAATTATAGCATACGATTCTGACAGATCGATTGTTCTCTAACAATCTCTCGTAGTGGGTCGAGATACATAGGAGAGACTGAGATTTCACGACTCTTCGAAGATGTGGTTATGAAGGGGATGTCGGACCATGTCAATAGTTCGATCGTGTACGCGGCCCTTTCTATCGGTTGTTTGACCTCGATGAGGCGATCCGGAGTGTCACAAGAGACAGAATCGCACATGAGATGCTTATATAGCAACGCAATGGTGCACATCGAGAAAATACACATGTGCCCATCAACAGCTCTGAGCTTTAAGGTACCTCTACACACCGCGCTACTTGAGTACAGCGAGCCATTCTGACTGAACTATTTAGGCGCTTATTACACTTGTAAGTATAGGAGTCGATTTGAAAGTCTTCTAAAGACTAGTATGTGAAATTCTCATTTATAGCTGACACCATTCGCAAAGCTCGTTGCCTCAGCCTTGTGGAAACCAGCGGACACGGATTGGTTGCTAGGAGTTGCAGTCTCCTGCGCCCAATCCCTTAAACTAAACAATCTAGCATGCTTGAAGACAGTTTGTCAAACGACCGAAGAGGTCGAATCATTAAAGCACGCGTTCTGGCTGCTGTACACCATCGAAAAGCCGTATCGATTGCGAAACGGACAAGCTTCGGTAAGCCTGCCGACTCTATGCATTAGCCATATCAGTCATAGACTAACCTATATACTCTTGCCTAGGCTTTGAATGATGCCTACATCGACCACGAGCCGATGTCTTCCGGGATCGAAGCTAGAAAGCCGTTGATGCAAACCTTTGGGGTTCATTACCGTCTAGCTCAATGTTGTGCCAGGATAGCAAGCGACTTTGACAGTCAGGAAGCTCTTTCACAGTCTATGGTCTTCACATCAGAGAATCTAGACAACTGGTTGGAACAGCTTCAACAGTTGAAAGTTGACGTCTTCACGACACGGCATCAGCCCGCATCAGCCATGACGTGGGATCCGAGAATCGCCTCACCGAATAGTCCGTGTATGACACCTTCAGAGGGGGATATCTCAGCAAGCCTACTCTACTTCGAGCTAGTGTTGTGCGTCTGTGGACGTTTTTCAGCTAGTTCTTTGGGTGACTCAAGCACTGATAAGATTGAACAAAGGGTTCTTGAGTCTGCTATTGATATCTTGAAATTACTCGTCGAGGTCGATCCCACCAAGGCGGGTACAGATCAGTATGTCTCCGTCGCGTTGTCTTCTTCGCTCTTAGCACTAACCTAACACTCTTCCAGGAATTCGGTGCGCATTGCCGTCAGTTCGTTCTGCCTCGTTGCGACTTTCATCTCAAGGGCGAATGAGCGAGCCACGATCTTCAGATATCTGGTTTCAACGCTCGGTTTCTTCGCTCGGATGACAATCAATTCACCACTCATGACTCTGGGGAAATTCAGCTCCGTGGTGGACTCAGTGCAAAAGGTACTCAAGAATGATGGTtgaaaagctattaactaaggTAGTTTCTGATTTACAATTTCAATACCCTTCAATAGATTAAGCTTCGGGTTACCTGGCGAGTTTGCCTTGGTATGGTACGTCTTTTTATGCCCTTTCTCGTCTTTCTGATGGGCAGGTGTTGAAATTCCGATGGCCTTCAGTCACCTAGTTGTAGTAGAGATTTATGGACGATTGATTTTTACATGCTTTCATTTGAATAGCATATCGGAATGCTGGTACATTTCGAATATCAGCAGTCCTCCCATCCGATACTTGCTCTACGACTCTGTAGGATTCTGTTGTCTCTAGTGAACCAGCCACTCGGTGATCTTGCTCTCTTCCAGTCGGAATTGGTGGGCAAAAATGTAGTGGCATCACAGTACCTACTTGAGGCAAGTCTAAGCGCCTGGATGAGGTTAGCCATGCCTCCACTCGTCTCAACGAGTTCCTCTGCGGGGTAAACGGAGCACGCCCCGTGGAGAAGCCATACATGGCGTTACAGACTGCGTGGACCTGTCTTTCGCCAGTTCGTCTCATTCGACATAGCTCAGGGTCCGATCGTCGGCCTCGTGAGCGTGTACAAGCCGATCCATGCTCTCACCCCTCGCCAAAGTTCTCGATGTGCTACTTACCCCTACTCAATTGCCCCAAGATTAACATCATTCAGATCACAAAATCGTCTCCCGTAGCACCCTCATAACACCGTGGTACATTACTTCAAAGGATTGCCTTCGTGAACTGCGAACGCCGGCAATCAAGTTTCTATCGATTAGCAGCTGGTCTTTCCATACTTCCAACATATTCGGCGAGATGACGGACCCCACCAAGAAATCAATCGCACCTTATAGCGTGGTCGGAAAGACGGCCATTATCACAGGGGCTGGCTCAGGTATCAACCAAGCGGACCTGTCACCACCGCATTAGaaaatatttagtaatttcatTAATCCTAGGTATCAACTTTTCCTTTGCTGAGCTGCTCCTTCAGCGTGGTTGCAATGTCGTCATTGCTGACCTGGCTCTTCGGCCGGAGGCGGAGCAGCTCGTTTCGAGCTACCAAGACAAGTCGAACGCCAGGCCACGCGCAGTCTTCGTCAAGACCGATGTGACATCATGCCCGGCACTATCCAACATGTTCAAGGTCGCCATGGAGGAATTTGGGAGCTTCGACATCTTCTGTCCCGGAGCGGGTGTCTATGAGCCGCACTGGTCCAACTTCTGGCACCCTCCTGGGTCATCCGAGAGCAAGGACAGTGTAGAAGGCGGGAAATATGCTCTGCTTGATATCAACATCACCCATCCCATCCGTTCTACGCAGCTGGCCATCTCGTACTGGCTTCATCCCAAGGAGGCCACGAACGCCGCCTTGCCACCTTCTATCGAAGCTTCGCCCGAAAACCCAAAGCGCATAGTTCACATTTCATCAGTGGCTGGACAGGTTGCAAACATCAATGCTCCTCTCTACGCAGCTTCCAAATTCGCTATTACTGGGTTCGTCCGCAGTCTCGCTCGCTTGGAAGAGACAAATGGGGTCCGCGTTAACGCTGTTGCACCGGGTGTCGTACGGACGCCGCTCTGGACTGAGCATCCGGAGAAGCTGGTCAATCTGGACGAAGCGCAGGATGGTTGGGTCACCCCGCGAGAGGTTGCTGAGGCAATGCTACGATGCGTCGAGGAGGAAGCTCTTGTCGGAGGATCAATTTTGGAAGTTGGCAAAGACAACACGCGCTTGGTCGAAGCTTTCAACGCGCCGGGTCCAGACCCCGACCCAAAGAGGGGCCTTGTTGCCAGAAACGGGTCAAAGGGAACGGACATGGTCTTTTCTTGGTTGAGGGATGCCACCAAATGGGCTGTTGGCAGAGATTGATATTACTACATGAGGCGTTGAATTTGCATGTATGTAGGTTGAAAACGCACTCTATGGTCGTAATGTACGTCCTGCATATCCCGGAGTGCctgtaagtcgacccacccccttttggccaccccccccttttggccaccctatCAAAACATGGTATCAAAACATCGCTACCAACtacacttaattaattaactatcttctactaccacaataatatagttattattctctttaggtaattcgacccctacgagtcgactaggactaactaaacggttattaaagtcctcctaagctctctatatatcctaaatattcgcgaacctagtatttaagtctattagtatacttttttttttctacgGCCTTAATCggttaactttagcttttagaatttaaatatagtactaagatgcTATTAGATAGTAGGCCTACTcgctaaatactttttttacctttttaaatagtagtcgttaagtattatagtttagactaagctttataaataactttaactaatcgtagagcttattagcctttttaggtattaattagttaataatagacgctACTAAtgcctagttaatagcttttctagtattactaattatttacttagtatttgcggtttttttagttagtatgactaggttaggtaggactattaaattagtaagtagtctagctatattagggagatatagtctagttactttctacttacttcgtatatttaataatattaaactagctaaacgagctttttaataatagcttaagaagtactactttttaataataatagaattatcTACTACATCctctttactaagctccttcctatacttaaacttaataagtctaaagatagctatatctaacggctagaggatataagaagtatatagtaataagaatagtaagtaaacgttatttttatagcatttttatataaattctgtcgtcgtataactcctatagctatttagaactaatagtcgaggcttattaagtatgctaagccccctaagggggggggtcttagtctataataagaacactatttttaactacttaagggtagtTTTGTCGGTCGTCTAGttattatctattactatGAACTCCTAACTAGcataagggttaagtttaagtagaaactactactactataccgactttcccttatatataactagtagtttaatagctcgattattaataaaaatatactcgattataaatacctaagtacgcgaactaggctcttttttttatattactatagtctcTACCTTACCCAAAACTAGGTTATTAAATCCCTTGCCCTCTAGGAtattagtcttatttatattatacttattagcctatttaatattactgatctctagtatattaagtaatttaaactataacttaattatattagtagtagccctatttagatacctcgaattaataatacgacttctctagaccttaattcataagttcctccttaaaaaagcgtctatttatctcttcttaagaggatttatgtccccctaggatcttagaactcgcttagcgaattttataagctatttataggttagtataatacttagattatactaaatacgaacctactaagctagctagtcttcTTATTACAGAGGAAGCCTCTGGAGGTCTAcgaatactattaccctcgtctagtagccttttttatagttacgaagagttaaccttagaactccgaacttaatcgaggcccgattaactaagagacctcttttaatagccttaagagcctaaataactttattttcggtatacgagattattatatatcgataaataagtatataaaaaagaattgtaTTTGGACGATTTTTGTAATTGTTATGGTGGTttgaaaatcgtgggtagggttttaatgcggtggctgggatggagaaatggggtggccaaaagggggtgggtcgacttacttAATGGCGCCGGGCGACGAATGTGGCTTGGACACTTGACTACGTGTAAGTTGTCAGGTATCCAAGGTAGTCTGATATCAGAAAAGCTCGCCTAGCGAGACTGCGCAACCTTCGACTATCTCCGACCAATTCACTTGATGAGGTGCCTGGTGCACTGACAGACGATAGGAGTCACGAAATCAATTTTGGGTTGCTGCACGGGGACGTGATGAACAAAATTCACAGATCGTGAGAATAGCGCATAAGCCAATACCATTAATGACCGCGGCAAACGATAGCACAATTGTGCAGCATCAGGTCTAAACAGTACGGAGTATCCAAACTTGTGTCAGAAGAAGCGCGTGCTCCAAAGGGTTTTAGCCGAAGGCGTTTGACTACGAGGGCTGGCCTATGAGCCGTTTGACTTTCGACCCCCGGTCTGGCGGGCCTACGAGAGATGCTCCCCTCCTATGGCTGTTCGAACGAACAAATACGGACGTCTCGGCGCAGCCAAACCGGAGCAGGTACGGGCATGTATGGTCTGGTTGCCTGTCTCCAAAGTGGGAACCAGTCTGGAATCTTGTGGGTGTCAGCTCATCGCACGGAAAGTTTGCTCAAGCAGAAATTCAAGCTCAGTTTCCCAAATCAATGCCTTGTTAAGAGACTTGGAAGCATGATCTTGCCACGTGCAGTCCAGGTGCAAGAATCAAAGAACTACAACGACACTGTGCGTACTGCACGCTCAGAGTTCAAGCTGTCACTAGGCCAAAGGATGAGTGGACAGAACGGACATCCAGGGCCGACCCCTTTATGCTATTTCTGCGGCAAGGCGCAAGAAGCGCGTCGAGGATCGTACAGTGAGGTGTACGGAGAAGTCGGTAATTGCGCTCAATTTGTTAGAGTTCGACCACTGACAATTCGGCTTGCACCGAAAGCGAAAGCCCGTATTGCACTTTACAGTAGGGGCCAAGCGATGGTCTGCGCGAGTCAGGGGTCTTTCCCAGGAACCTCAGATCTTTTATAAGGATTGAGGCGATTATTGATCGTGGACGAAGGATCACGGTTGAAATTATTTTGGTTTACTCAGCTGTCCGTCGGACCATCATGAAGTCATTCATTAAGCAGGCTGCCTTCGCAGCTTGCCTCCCATGCTTGGTTGTTGCTGATTACAATGACGCGTTTGTTGTTGAGTTCGATTCATCAGTGCAATTGGTAAAGCCACCCAAGTGTGTCCCGGTAGCGTAGATGCCACTAACCTAGCAACAGAGCATAGCAGATCTCATCAGCCGGACTCAGGCATCTTTGGCAGCTTCTGGCTTAGACTGCACTGCATCTTCGCGATATCATTTCACTCACGCTGTATTTCAAGGCGGATCTTTCAACGTCGACTGCACCAACAATGGAGTTTCTCAGAAGGCGGTGCTGTCGACCATACAGTCGATTGATGGCATTCAGAAGGCCTGGCCTGTAACTTCAGCAGCACCAGCCGTCCACATACCGAGAATTCCAGGTATTTCTGACGGCGATTGGGGAAGCAGCACTCATGGTTCGTCCAAGCGCGACTTGTCTCAGGTCTTGGCTCTCCAAGCAAGAGACAATATGGCAGCCGATACCTTGCCGACGCATGTTGATACTGGGGTGTCGAAGCTACACGCCAGCAATATCACTGGTAAAGGCATCCGTGTGGCAGTCATTGACAGCGGTTTCGACATCGATACTCCGGGCCTCAGCAAGACCAACATTGTCTATGCTCACGACATGACAGACGGCGACAATGATGTTCGTGACAACTGTTCCTTCCATGGCACTCATGTTCTGGGTATTGTAGGAGCCAAGGGTGATGAGGGGAGGTTTGGTGTCGTTGGCGTGGCCCCTGATGCCACATACGAGCTTTACCGCATCACAGGTTGTACTTCAGGAACTACGGATGACGCGATCATCAACTCGTTCCTCGAAGCTGCAGAAAGAGGCGTCGACGTTATATCATGTTCATATGGGGGTGCCCTTACTTTCCCTGAAGGTAATTCGGCCCCATTCTAAGTTCTAAACTCAAAGAAGGGGAAGTACTGACAGGTTCAAGACCCCTGGTCTATCGTAGCCACACGACTGTTTAACAACGGCACCTATATCTCCCTTGTAGCCGGAAACGGTGGCCCTGGCATCTTCACAGGCGCCAGCCCTGGGGGTGCAGATGCTGTCGCCGCCGTTGGGTCTACCGACAACTCGCAAACTCCTTACTACAACTGGGGAGGCAATTGGACCGCGGGAGGTGAAGGTGGATCGCTTCGCTTTGTCCCTGGCATGCCGTTCGACTTCCCATCAAAAGAAGGGCTGACAGTCTGGACTTCAGACACACCCAACACCAATGGTTGCCAGCTGCTCCCTGATAAGTCTAGTTTGCCGGCCGACTTGTCCAAAGTCGTTTTCCTCTCCCAGTTTGACCAATGCTGGATGGCAGCCGATAACTCTACAGTCTCACTCACGAAAGAGTTTGGCATCCCTTATGTCATGTACTACAGCTGGAGCAATTACACGGTCTCTGAAGGCCCGCTATTCCTCAAGGTCTCCGCAGCAAACCAGAAAGGGGCTGTCACGGTTGACTATGAAACAGCAAAGCAACTACTGGATGCCAAGGCAAAGCACGGTTCCGTTCAGGTGTTCCTTGCCAACGAGGTCTCTGTTGCAGATGTTAGTCTCACTTATAAGGCCAATAACCGCTCTGGTCTCATGAGCTCCGTATTCACCAGCTGGGGCCCAACTCTTCGAGCAGGATCCATGCCCGCATTCCATGCCCCCGGAGGAAATATCTTGAGTACTTTCCCTGGATGGCTTGGAGGCTATGGAGTGGTCAGTGGTAAGTTGAACCTCTATCCGCGAGCTGTGCGAGCACTGTCATTGATAGGTGTGTTACGTTAGGCACTAGCCAGGCCACCCCGTTTGTCGCCGGCATCGCTGCGCTTGTGAAACAGCAGCATCCAGATTACAGCTCTGAAGATATCCGGAATGTCATCGCGGCCACATCACGGCCTGTCAAGTGGTACGATGGAAAAGGAAACACTGGAGACTTCCTGGCACCCGTCTTCCAACAAGGGTCTGGCCTTGTCGACGCGTGGGGAGCAGTTCACTCGACCACATTACTCAGCGCCTCTGCCCTTTCATTCAATGACACGGCTAACCGCCCCAAAGAGTTAACCTTCACAATCAAGAACACCGGGTTGAAGACTACCACCTACGATCTGAGTCATGTTGGAGCCAGCTCTGGCTATGTGCTTGAGAAGGTGGATAGCTACCAACTCACTGAGGCCGTGGTGTATCCAGTGTACGCCGAAGTCAGCATCAACCCTACAACTCTCTCAGTTGAGCCAGGGAAGACAGCCACTGTTTCGGTTTCGGTCTCAAAAGAGCCCGCTTTGTCGGAAGCTTCAACTCGTGTGTCCTATTTTGGAGGCTACATCAACATTGAAGCCAAGGGTGCAGCTGACATCAACAAACTCTCGCTACCCTACACCGGCTTCGGCGCGCCATTGACTACCTTACACAGCATCAACCGGGACATATCTTATCTGTCGTCATACAATGTAACTGCCGGCAAGGCATCGCATGCCGAGCCAGGCCGCGTTTATACCTGCACGTTGAACATCACCGCAGATATTCCAGCTTCGTTCCCAGGCAATGAGTTTCCCGGCATCGaggtcttcctcttcttgcaGTCGCGCAACATGAGCATTCACATGGTAGACGCAAAGACTGGAAATGTAGTGGTCAACTCCTACCAGAGTACGTCAGAGGTCCCATGGAACGGTTCCACTTGGTATTGGGATGGTTCCGACGATAACAAAGCTCCCGTGCCGGCTGGTACTTATATCTGGCGCGTCAAGGCCCTGAAGATGCTTGGAGATGCGGCGAAGGAGGAGGACTGGGAAACCTGGGAAGCCGGTACATGGGTTCTGGAATACACTGCTGACAGCATCTTCCCTTCGAGTTCAACGATTCCGAAAAGGTAACGCAATAATATGGGAAC encodes:
- a CDS encoding short chain dehydrogenase, producing MTDPTKKSIAPYSVVGKTAIITGAGSGINFSFAELLLQRGCNVVIADLALRPEAEQLVSSYQDKSNARPRAVFVKTDVTSCPALSNMFKVAMEEFGSFDIFCPGAGVYEPHWSNFWHPPGSSESKDSVEGGKYALLDINITHPIRSTQLAISYWLHPKEATNAALPPSIEASPENPKRIVHISSVAGQVANINAPLYAASKFAITGFVRSLARLEETNGVRVNAVAPGVVRTPLWTEHPEKLVNLDEAQDGWVTPREVAEAMLRCVEEEALVGGSILEVGKDNTRLVEAFNAPGPDPDPKRGLVARNGSKGTDMVFSWLRDATKWAVGRD
- a CDS encoding serine endopeptidase, which encodes MAADTLPTHVDTGVSKLHASNITGKGIRVAVIDSGFDIDTPGLSKTNIVYAHDMTDGDNDVRDNCSFHGTHVLGIVGAKGDEGRFGVVGVAPDATYELYRITGCTSGTTDDAIINSFLEAAERGVDVISCSYGGALTFPEATRLFNNGTYISLVAGNGGPGIFTGASPGGADAVAAVGSTDNSQTPYYNWGGNWTAGGEGGSLRFVPGMPFDFPSKEGLTVWTSDTPNTNGCQLLPDKSSLPADLSKVVFLSQFDQCWMAADNSTVSLTKEFGIPYVMYYSWSNYTVSEGPLFLKVSAANQKGAVTVDYETAKQLLDAKAKHGSVQVFLANEVSVADVSLTYKANNRSGLMSSVFTSWGPTLRAGSMPAFHAPGGNILSTFPGWLGGYGVVSGTSQATPFVAGIAALVKQQHPDYSSEDIRNVIAATSRPVKWYDGKGNTGDFLAPVFQQGSGLVDAWGAVHSTTLLSASALSFNDTANRPKELTFTIKNTGLKTTTYDLSHVGASSGYVLEKVDSYQLTEAVVYPVYAEVSINPTTLSVEPGKTATVSVSVSKEPALSEASTRVSYFGGYINIEAKGAADINKLSLPYTGFGAPLTTLHSINRDISYLSSYNVTAGKASHAEPGRVYTCTLNITADIPASFPGNEFPGIEVFLFLQSRNMSIHMVDAKTGNVVVNSYQSTSEVPWNGSTWYWDGSDDNKAPVPAGTYIWRVKALKMLGDAAKEEDWETWEAGTWVLEYTADSIFPSSSTIPKR